One window of the Saccopteryx leptura isolate mSacLep1 chromosome 9, mSacLep1_pri_phased_curated, whole genome shotgun sequence genome contains the following:
- the SLC22A31 gene encoding putative solute carrier family 22 member 31 isoform X1, with translation MEFEVPVLRAAGGFGRARRLLAAASWLPCVALGLALGSEPLLTALPAHHCRPDPTLLPPALRALSGPALLDASVPRLGPARAWSSCLLLRYPEPTPRARPNGTRSCTRGWHYALPAAGLLRSPVTQWNLVCEDGWKVPLEQTSHLLGWLLGCVILGMGCDRFGRQIVFVASLVLATGLGAGEALAASFPALLVLRLLHGGALAGASLSLYVARLELCDPPHRLTFSMGASLFSVAGTLLLPGLALLAQDWRLLQGLSALATGLLLLFWGFPTLFPESPCWLLATGQLAQAGKILWHFAEASGVDPENSSEDENSLAAELDVLSAGSPQPQHYWVLELWHTRITWRNGLILGFSSLVGGGIRASFLQRLVPREPAFYGPYFLGAGLEVAATIFLLLTADRWGRRLVLLLGTLVMGLMSLLLLSGAQYLPGWTVLSLSVLGLLASQAVSTLSSLFAAEIFPTVIREEQLPHKIVTSFVFLEPPACDSAGGWPLPGGTESHTLRPHIHPSERVATCPGCPHCPLSCRGAGLGLVLAAGFLGQAATPLADMHGRRGFFLQHVVFASFAILALLCVLLLPESRGRGLPQSLQDADRLRRSPLLRGRPRQDLLPLLPPSHCRSQPLLLQEG, from the exons ATGGAGTTTGAGGTGCCGGTGCTGCGCGCGGCGGGAGGTTTCGGCCGGGCCCGGCGCCTGCTGGCCGCCGCATCGTGGCTGCCGTGCGTGGCGCTGGGGTTGGCGCTGGGGTCGGAGCCGCTGCTCACCGCTCTGCCCGCGCACCACTGCCGACCGGACCCCACGCTGCTGCCCCCAGCGCTGCGCGCTTTGAGTGGACCCGCGCTGCTCGACGCCAGCGTGCCGCGCCTGGGCCCCGCGCGCGCCTGGAGCTCTTGCCTGCTCCTGCGCTACCCTGAGCCCACGCCCCGCGCCCGCCCCAACGGCACGCGGTCCTGCACGCGCGGCTGGCACTACGCGCTGCCCGCCGCCGGCCTGCTGCGCAGCCCGGTTACCCAG TGGAACCTCGTGTGTGAGGACGGCTGGAAGGTGCCACTGGAACAGACAAGCCACCTCCTGGGCTGGTTGTTGGGCTGTGTCATCCTGGGCATGGGCTGTGACCG GTTTGGCCGCCAGATTGTGTTTGTGGCCTCCTTGGTGCTGGCCACAGGCTTGGGGGctggtgaggccctggctgcCAGCTTTCCTGCCCTGCTTGTCCTGCGCCTGCTTCATGGGGGGGCCTTGGCAGGGGCCTCCCTATCCCTCTACGTAGCTC GCCTGGAGCTGTGTGATCCGCCACACCGCCTGACGTTCTCTATGGGTGCCAGCCTCTTCTCGGTGGCAGGCACTCTGCTGTTGCCTGGCCTGGCCCTGCTGGCGCAGGACTGGCGCCTTCTGCAGGGGCTGAGCGCGCTGGCAACAGGACTCCTGCTGCTCTTTTGGGG GTTCCCAACCCTGTTCCCTGAGTCTCCCTGCTGGCTGCTGGCCACAGGGCAACTGGCCCAAGCCGGGAAGATCTTGTGGCATTTTGCTGAAGCCAGTGGTGTAGACCCTGAGAATAGCTCTGAGGACGAGAACTCCCTGGCTGCGG AGCTGGACGTGCTGTCTGCAGGGAGTCCCCAGCCCCAGCACTACTGGGTCCTGGAGCTCTGGCATACCCGCATCACCTGGAGGAATGGACTCATCCTGGGCTTCAGTTC GTTGGTCGGTGGGGGCATCAGAGCCAGCTTCCTCCAAAGACTGGTCCCTCGTGAGCCAGCCTTCTATGGGCCCTACTTCCTGGGGGCCGGTCTAGAGGTGGCCGCCACTATCTTCCTGCTGCTGACAGCGGATCGCTGGGGGCGCCGCCTGGTCCTGCTGCTGGGCACCTTGGTCATGGGCCTGATGTCCCTGCTGCTTCTCTCAGGGGCCCAGT ACCTGCCAGGCTGGACTGTGCTGTCCCTCTCCGTCCTGGGGCTCCTGGCCTCCCAGGCCGTGTCCACCCTCAGCAGCCTCTTTGCAGCCGAGATCTTCCCCACAGTGATCAG ggaggagcagctTCCCCACAAAATTGTTACCAGTTTTGTTTTCCTGGAGCCCCCAGCCTGTGATTCCGCTGGAGGCTGGCCCCTGCCTGGGGGCACTGAAAGTCACACACTGCGTCCGCACATCCATCCGTCTGAGAGGGTGGCCACCTGCCCAGGCTGCCCACACTGTCCCCTCTCCTgcaggggagcagggctgggcctCGTGCTGGCTGCCGGGTTTCTGGGCCAGGCGGCCACCCCCCTCGCCGACATGCACGGCCGGCGGGGCTTCTTCCTGCAACATGTGGTTTTCGCCTCTTTCGCCATCCTCGCCCTCTTGTGTGTCCTGCTGCTGCCTGAGAGCCGGGGCCGCGGGCTGCCCCAGTCACTGCAGGATGCGGACCGCCTGCGCCGATCACCGCTCCTTCGGGGCCGCCCTCGCCAGGATCTTCTGCCCCTGCTGCCACCCTCCCACTGCCGGTCCCAGCCTCTGCTGCTCCAGGAGGGGTGA
- the SLC22A31 gene encoding putative solute carrier family 22 member 31 isoform X2, whose product MEFEVPVLRAAGGFGRARRLLAAASWLPCVALGLALGSEPLLTALPAHHCRPDPTLLPPALRALSGPALLDASVPRLGPARAWSSCLLLRYPEPTPRARPNGTRSCTRGWHYALPAAGLLRSPVTQWNLVCEDGWKVPLEQTSHLLGWLLGCVILGMGCDRFGRQIVFVASLVLATGLGAGEALAASFPALLVLRLLHGGALAGASLSLYVARLELCDPPHRLTFSMGASLFSVAGTLLLPGLALLAQDWRLLQGLSALATGLLLLFWGFPTLFPESPCWLLATGQLAQAGKILWHFAEASGVDPENSSEDENSLAAELDVLSAGSPQPQHYWVLELWHTRITWRNGLILGFSSLVGGGIRASFLQRLVPREPAFYGPYFLGAGLEVAATIFLLLTADRWGRRLVLLLGTLVMGLMSLLLLSGAQYLPGWTVLSLSVLGLLASQAVSTLSSLFAAEIFPTVIRGAGLGLVLAAGFLGQAATPLADMHGRRGFFLQHVVFASFAILALLCVLLLPESRGRGLPQSLQDADRLRRSPLLRGRPRQDLLPLLPPSHCRSQPLLLQEG is encoded by the exons ATGGAGTTTGAGGTGCCGGTGCTGCGCGCGGCGGGAGGTTTCGGCCGGGCCCGGCGCCTGCTGGCCGCCGCATCGTGGCTGCCGTGCGTGGCGCTGGGGTTGGCGCTGGGGTCGGAGCCGCTGCTCACCGCTCTGCCCGCGCACCACTGCCGACCGGACCCCACGCTGCTGCCCCCAGCGCTGCGCGCTTTGAGTGGACCCGCGCTGCTCGACGCCAGCGTGCCGCGCCTGGGCCCCGCGCGCGCCTGGAGCTCTTGCCTGCTCCTGCGCTACCCTGAGCCCACGCCCCGCGCCCGCCCCAACGGCACGCGGTCCTGCACGCGCGGCTGGCACTACGCGCTGCCCGCCGCCGGCCTGCTGCGCAGCCCGGTTACCCAG TGGAACCTCGTGTGTGAGGACGGCTGGAAGGTGCCACTGGAACAGACAAGCCACCTCCTGGGCTGGTTGTTGGGCTGTGTCATCCTGGGCATGGGCTGTGACCG GTTTGGCCGCCAGATTGTGTTTGTGGCCTCCTTGGTGCTGGCCACAGGCTTGGGGGctggtgaggccctggctgcCAGCTTTCCTGCCCTGCTTGTCCTGCGCCTGCTTCATGGGGGGGCCTTGGCAGGGGCCTCCCTATCCCTCTACGTAGCTC GCCTGGAGCTGTGTGATCCGCCACACCGCCTGACGTTCTCTATGGGTGCCAGCCTCTTCTCGGTGGCAGGCACTCTGCTGTTGCCTGGCCTGGCCCTGCTGGCGCAGGACTGGCGCCTTCTGCAGGGGCTGAGCGCGCTGGCAACAGGACTCCTGCTGCTCTTTTGGGG GTTCCCAACCCTGTTCCCTGAGTCTCCCTGCTGGCTGCTGGCCACAGGGCAACTGGCCCAAGCCGGGAAGATCTTGTGGCATTTTGCTGAAGCCAGTGGTGTAGACCCTGAGAATAGCTCTGAGGACGAGAACTCCCTGGCTGCGG AGCTGGACGTGCTGTCTGCAGGGAGTCCCCAGCCCCAGCACTACTGGGTCCTGGAGCTCTGGCATACCCGCATCACCTGGAGGAATGGACTCATCCTGGGCTTCAGTTC GTTGGTCGGTGGGGGCATCAGAGCCAGCTTCCTCCAAAGACTGGTCCCTCGTGAGCCAGCCTTCTATGGGCCCTACTTCCTGGGGGCCGGTCTAGAGGTGGCCGCCACTATCTTCCTGCTGCTGACAGCGGATCGCTGGGGGCGCCGCCTGGTCCTGCTGCTGGGCACCTTGGTCATGGGCCTGATGTCCCTGCTGCTTCTCTCAGGGGCCCAGT ACCTGCCAGGCTGGACTGTGCTGTCCCTCTCCGTCCTGGGGCTCCTGGCCTCCCAGGCCGTGTCCACCCTCAGCAGCCTCTTTGCAGCCGAGATCTTCCCCACAGTGATCAG gggagcagggctgggcctCGTGCTGGCTGCCGGGTTTCTGGGCCAGGCGGCCACCCCCCTCGCCGACATGCACGGCCGGCGGGGCTTCTTCCTGCAACATGTGGTTTTCGCCTCTTTCGCCATCCTCGCCCTCTTGTGTGTCCTGCTGCTGCCTGAGAGCCGGGGCCGCGGGCTGCCCCAGTCACTGCAGGATGCGGACCGCCTGCGCCGATCACCGCTCCTTCGGGGCCGCCCTCGCCAGGATCTTCTGCCCCTGCTGCCACCCTCCCACTGCCGGTCCCAGCCTCTGCTGCTCCAGGAGGGGTGA
- the SLC22A31 gene encoding putative solute carrier family 22 member 31 isoform X3, whose product MGAIQAVQFAKGRPPTCEWNLVCEDGWKVPLEQTSHLLGWLLGCVILGMGCDRFGRQIVFVASLVLATGLGAGEALAASFPALLVLRLLHGGALAGASLSLYVARLELCDPPHRLTFSMGASLFSVAGTLLLPGLALLAQDWRLLQGLSALATGLLLLFWGFPTLFPESPCWLLATGQLAQAGKILWHFAEASGVDPENSSEDENSLAAELDVLSAGSPQPQHYWVLELWHTRITWRNGLILGFSSLVGGGIRASFLQRLVPREPAFYGPYFLGAGLEVAATIFLLLTADRWGRRLVLLLGTLVMGLMSLLLLSGAQYLPGWTVLSLSVLGLLASQAVSTLSSLFAAEIFPTVIREEQLPHKIVTSFVFLEPPACDSAGGWPLPGGTESHTLRPHIHPSERVATCPGCPHCPLSCRGAGLGLVLAAGFLGQAATPLADMHGRRGFFLQHVVFASFAILALLCVLLLPESRGRGLPQSLQDADRLRRSPLLRGRPRQDLLPLLPPSHCRSQPLLLQEG is encoded by the exons ATGGGAGCAATACAGGCAGTTCAGTTTGCAAAGGGCAGACCTCCTACCTGTGAG TGGAACCTCGTGTGTGAGGACGGCTGGAAGGTGCCACTGGAACAGACAAGCCACCTCCTGGGCTGGTTGTTGGGCTGTGTCATCCTGGGCATGGGCTGTGACCG GTTTGGCCGCCAGATTGTGTTTGTGGCCTCCTTGGTGCTGGCCACAGGCTTGGGGGctggtgaggccctggctgcCAGCTTTCCTGCCCTGCTTGTCCTGCGCCTGCTTCATGGGGGGGCCTTGGCAGGGGCCTCCCTATCCCTCTACGTAGCTC GCCTGGAGCTGTGTGATCCGCCACACCGCCTGACGTTCTCTATGGGTGCCAGCCTCTTCTCGGTGGCAGGCACTCTGCTGTTGCCTGGCCTGGCCCTGCTGGCGCAGGACTGGCGCCTTCTGCAGGGGCTGAGCGCGCTGGCAACAGGACTCCTGCTGCTCTTTTGGGG GTTCCCAACCCTGTTCCCTGAGTCTCCCTGCTGGCTGCTGGCCACAGGGCAACTGGCCCAAGCCGGGAAGATCTTGTGGCATTTTGCTGAAGCCAGTGGTGTAGACCCTGAGAATAGCTCTGAGGACGAGAACTCCCTGGCTGCGG AGCTGGACGTGCTGTCTGCAGGGAGTCCCCAGCCCCAGCACTACTGGGTCCTGGAGCTCTGGCATACCCGCATCACCTGGAGGAATGGACTCATCCTGGGCTTCAGTTC GTTGGTCGGTGGGGGCATCAGAGCCAGCTTCCTCCAAAGACTGGTCCCTCGTGAGCCAGCCTTCTATGGGCCCTACTTCCTGGGGGCCGGTCTAGAGGTGGCCGCCACTATCTTCCTGCTGCTGACAGCGGATCGCTGGGGGCGCCGCCTGGTCCTGCTGCTGGGCACCTTGGTCATGGGCCTGATGTCCCTGCTGCTTCTCTCAGGGGCCCAGT ACCTGCCAGGCTGGACTGTGCTGTCCCTCTCCGTCCTGGGGCTCCTGGCCTCCCAGGCCGTGTCCACCCTCAGCAGCCTCTTTGCAGCCGAGATCTTCCCCACAGTGATCAG ggaggagcagctTCCCCACAAAATTGTTACCAGTTTTGTTTTCCTGGAGCCCCCAGCCTGTGATTCCGCTGGAGGCTGGCCCCTGCCTGGGGGCACTGAAAGTCACACACTGCGTCCGCACATCCATCCGTCTGAGAGGGTGGCCACCTGCCCAGGCTGCCCACACTGTCCCCTCTCCTgcaggggagcagggctgggcctCGTGCTGGCTGCCGGGTTTCTGGGCCAGGCGGCCACCCCCCTCGCCGACATGCACGGCCGGCGGGGCTTCTTCCTGCAACATGTGGTTTTCGCCTCTTTCGCCATCCTCGCCCTCTTGTGTGTCCTGCTGCTGCCTGAGAGCCGGGGCCGCGGGCTGCCCCAGTCACTGCAGGATGCGGACCGCCTGCGCCGATCACCGCTCCTTCGGGGCCGCCCTCGCCAGGATCTTCTGCCCCTGCTGCCACCCTCCCACTGCCGGTCCCAGCCTCTGCTGCTCCAGGAGGGGTGA
- the CDH15 gene encoding cadherin-15, which produces MDSTLLFTLGLLAQSLDLSLGVPGLRRPSTLFPWRRAPALGRVRRAWVIPPISVSENHKRLPYPLVQIKSDKQQLGSVIYSIQGPGVDEEPRGVFSIDKFTGKVFLNAMLDREKTDRFRLRAFALDLGGSTLEEPTDLEIVVVDQNDNRPVFRQEVFTGRVLEGAVPGTYVTKAEATDADDPETDNAALRYSILEQGSPQLFSIDEHTGEIRTVQVGLDREVVAVYNLTLQVADMSGDGLTATASAIITLEDINDNAPGFTRDEFYMEATEAMSGFDVGRLEVEDKDLPGSPNWVARFTILEGDPEGHFAIRTDPKTNEGVLSVAKPLDYESCDQYDLKVVVQNEAPLQAAAPRAERDRARVSVQVQDVNEAPVFQENPLRTSLAEGAAPGTPVVTFSARDPDTQQLQRLSYSKDYDPEDWLQVDGATGWVQTQRVLSPASPFLKDGWYRAIILAHDDASPPRTATGTLSIEILEVNDHAPELSPPSGSLCSEPHQGSGLLLGATDEDLPPHGAPFHFQLSPRVPELARNWSLSQINISHARLRLRHQGQEGLHRLSLLLRDSGQPPQQREQPLNVTVCHCGQDGTCLPGAAALRTRGTGISLGALAIVLASIILLLLLALPVAFLARFRQQSWDKGLLQGLQDDLRDNILNYDEQGGGEEDQDAYDLSQLRHPSELAALNAPLGQPPLRRDAPFSRVRPPPSRTLPTSPADMAEFINNGLEAADSDLSVPPYDTALIYDYEGDGSMAGTLSSILSSLGDEDHDYSCLQDWGPRFARLADLYGPP; this is translated from the exons AGCCTGGACCTCTCACTGGGGGTTCCCGGGCTGAGGAGGCCCAGCACCCTGTTCCCCTGGCGCAGGGCACCCGCACTAGGCCGTGTTCGGAGAGCGTGGGTCATCCCCCCCATCAGCGTGTCTGAGAACCACAAGCGCCTCCCCTACCCGCTGGTGCAG ATCAAGTCTGACAAGCAGCAGCTGGGCAGCGTCATCTACAGCATCCAGGGGCCAGGAGTGGATGAGGAGCCCCGGGGCGTGTTCTCCATCGACAAGTTCACAGGGAAGGTGTTCCTGAATGCCATGCTGGACCGGGAGAAGACAGACCGCTTCAGG CTAAGGGCCTTTGCTCTGGACCTGGGAGGATCCACCCTGGAGGAGCCCACTGACCTGGAGATTGTGGTTGTGGATCAGAACGACAACCGGCCTGTCTTCCGGCAGGAGGTGTTCACTGGCCGGGTGCTGGAGGGCGCTGTGCCAG GCACCTATGTGACCAAAGCTGAGGCCACAGATGCTGATGACCCAGAAACAGACAACGCAGCCCTGCGGTACTCCATCCTGGAACAGGGAAGCCCCCAGCTCTTCAGTATCGATGAGCATACGGGGGAGATCCGCACAGTGCAAGTGGGCCTGGACCGTGAG GTGGTTGCTGTGTACAATCTGACCCTGCAAGTGGCAGACATGTCTGGAGATGGCCTGACTGCCACTGCCTCAGCCATCATCACCCTCGAGGACATCAATGACAATGCCCCTGGGTTCACCAGGGATGAG TTCTACATGGAGGCCACAGAGGCCATGAGTGGATTCGACGTGGGGCGGCTGGAGGTGGAGGACAAGGACCTGCCAGGTTCCCCTAACTGGGTGGCCAGGTTCACCATCCTGGAGGGCGACCCCGAGGGACATTTTGCTATCCGCACAGACCCCAAGACCAATGAAGGTGTGCTGTCTGTGGCAAAG cccctggacTACGAGAGTTGTGACCAGTACGACCTCAAAGTGGTGGTGCAGAATGAGGCCCCTCTGCAGGCGGCCGCCCCCAGGGCTGAGCGAGACCGGGCCAGAGTCAGCGTGCAGGTGCAGGATGTCAATGAGGCACCCGTGTTCCAGGAGAACCCACTGAGGACCAGCCTGGCCGAGGGGGCGGCCCCAGGAACCCCCGTGGTCACCTTCTCTGCTCGAGACCCTGACACACAGCAGCTGCAGAGGCTCAG CTACTCCAAGGATTATGACCCTGAGGACTGGCTGCAAGTGGATGGAGCCACAGGTTGGGTCCAGACGCAGCGTGTGCTCAGCCCAGCGTCCCCCTTCCTCAAGGATGGCTGGTACAGGGCCATAATTCTGGCCCATGATGATG CCTCCCCACCCCGAACAGCCACTGGGACCCTGTCCATTGAGATACTGGAGGTCAACGACCATGCCCCTGAGCTGTCTCCACCGTCAGGAAGCCTGTGTAGCGAGCCACACCAGGGTTCTGGCCTTCTCCTGGGTGCCACGGATGAGGACCTGCCCCCCCATGGGGCCCCCTTTCACTTCCAGCTGAGCCCCAGGGTTCCAGAGCTGGCCCGGAACTGGAGCCTCAGTCAGATTAACA TAAGCCATGCGCGCCTACGGCTGCGGCACCAAGGCCAGGAGGGGCTGCACCGCCTCAGCCTGCTGCTTCGGGACTCGGGACAGCCGCCCCAGCAGCGCGAGCAGCCCCTGAACGTGACCGTGTGCCACTGTGGCCAGGACGGCACCTGCCTGCCGGGGGCCGCTGCACTGAGGACAAGAGGCACGGGCATCAGCCTGGGCGCCCTCGCCATCGTGCTGGCCAGCATCATCCTGCTGCTCT TGCTCGCCCTGCCCGTGGCCTTTCTCGCGCGGTTCCGGCAGCAGTCGTGGGACAAGGGGCTTCTACAGGGGCTGCAGGACGACCTCCGGGACAATATCCTCAACTACGATGAGCAGGGGGGCGGGGAAGAGGACCAG GATGCCTACGACCTAAGCCAGCTGCGCCACCCTTCAGAGCTGGCAGCCCTGAACGCCCCTCTGGGACAACCACCACTGCGCCGCGATGCCCCATTCAGCCGGGTGCGCCCCCCACCATCCCGCACACTGCCTACCAGCCCCGCTGACATGGCAGAGTTCATCAACAAT GGCTTGGAGGCTGCAgacagtgacctcagtgtcccgcCCTACGACACGGCACTCATCTATGACTACGAAGGGGATGGGTCCATGGCAGGGACATTGAGCTCCATCCTGTCCAGCCTGGGCGATGAGGACCACGACTACAGCTGCCTCCAGGACTGGGGCCCTCGCTTTGCCCGGCTGGCTGACTTGTATGGCCCGCCCTGA